One window of Marinomonas primoryensis genomic DNA carries:
- a CDS encoding regulatory protein RecX, whose amino-acid sequence MKEQKISALDQALSLLSHREHSSKELATKLKVKGNTENEISSTITHLQDINYLNDRRFTEVFIRSRISKPLGVNRILQELVQKGIDKAEAKEAITDANADWFELAKKLKERKFGEEASTDFKEKAKQSRYLQYRGFDFEQIKYAISPSDEY is encoded by the coding sequence ATGAAAGAACAAAAAATATCAGCACTTGACCAAGCCCTGTCACTATTAAGCCATAGAGAGCACAGCTCAAAAGAACTGGCCACTAAATTAAAAGTAAAAGGGAACACAGAAAATGAAATCAGTTCGACTATTACACACCTTCAAGACATAAATTATCTCAATGATCGGCGCTTCACTGAAGTTTTTATAAGAAGCAGAATAAGTAAACCCCTTGGCGTGAACCGAATACTACAAGAGCTCGTTCAAAAAGGCATCGACAAGGCTGAAGCAAAGGAAGCTATTACAGATGCAAATGCTGACTGGTTCGAATTAGCAAAGAAATTAAAAGAAAGAAAATTTGGAGAAGAAGCTAGTACAGACTTCAAAGAAAAAGCCAAACAGTCACGCTACCTACAATATCGTGGTTTTGACTTCGAACAAATAAAATACGCCATATCCCCATCAGATGAATACTAA
- the recA gene encoding recombinase RecA translates to MSSIADNKKKALDAALSQIERQFGKGAIMKMGEGAKLDIDTVSTGSLGLDIALGAGGLPYGRICEIYGPESSGKTTLTLSVIAEAQKQGKTCAFIDAEHALDPSYAEKLGVNIADLLISQPDTGEQALEIVDMLVRSNSVDVIIIDSVAALVPKSEIEGEMGSSSVGVQARLLSQAMRKLTGSIKNANCLVIFINQIRMKIGVMFGSPETTTGGNALKFYSSVRLDIRRIGSVKQGEEVIGNETRVKVVKNKIAPPFKQAEFQIHYGAGIYRMGEIIDLGVKQGFVDKAGAWYAYAGNKIGQGKANAAQYLSDNPDMAKEIEAKVREDLLPKKTKPEGKVDAKTAVVEEETEESLDF, encoded by the coding sequence ATGTCATCTATCGCAGACAACAAGAAAAAGGCGCTGGACGCAGCGCTGTCTCAAATCGAGCGTCAATTTGGTAAAGGCGCCATCATGAAGATGGGCGAAGGCGCTAAGCTCGATATTGATACTGTTTCTACTGGATCGTTAGGTCTGGATATTGCGCTCGGTGCTGGTGGACTTCCTTATGGTCGTATCTGTGAAATTTATGGACCAGAGTCTTCAGGTAAAACAACATTAACCTTAAGTGTTATTGCAGAAGCTCAGAAGCAAGGCAAAACCTGTGCATTTATTGATGCGGAGCACGCGCTTGACCCTTCTTATGCAGAAAAGCTTGGCGTTAATATTGCGGATCTACTGATCTCGCAACCAGACACGGGTGAACAAGCACTTGAAATTGTGGACATGTTAGTCCGCTCAAACAGTGTTGATGTGATCATCATTGACTCGGTAGCCGCGCTTGTTCCTAAGTCAGAAATTGAAGGCGAAATGGGTAGCTCTTCTGTTGGTGTTCAAGCTCGCTTGTTATCACAAGCAATGCGTAAATTAACAGGTTCTATCAAGAATGCTAACTGTCTTGTTATCTTCATCAACCAAATTCGTATGAAAATTGGTGTCATGTTTGGTTCACCCGAAACCACCACCGGTGGTAATGCGCTTAAATTCTATTCTTCTGTTCGTTTGGATATTCGTCGTATCGGATCGGTTAAGCAGGGTGAAGAAGTGATCGGTAACGAAACGCGCGTGAAAGTGGTGAAAAACAAAATTGCACCGCCATTTAAACAAGCAGAGTTCCAAATTCACTACGGTGCAGGTATTTACCGCATGGGTGAGATTATCGACTTAGGTGTTAAGCAAGGCTTTGTAGATAAAGCCGGTGCTTGGTACGCTTATGCTGGTAACAAAATTGGTCAGGGTAAAGCTAACGCCGCACAATATTTATCGGATAATCCGGACATGGCGAAAGAGATTGAAGCTAAAGTACGTGAAGATCTATTGCCTAAGAAAACCAAACCCGAGGGCAAGGTAGACGCTAAAACCGCTGTTGTAGAAGAAGAGACTGAAGAGTCGCTCGACTTCTAA
- a CDS encoding CinA family protein, with amino-acid sequence MNQMQKMTQSADQVGEMLKAKNLLLVTAESCTGGLIGAVCTDVEGSSSWFFGGVISYANEAKMQGLSVKAETLSVFGAVSEQTVKEMCAGALQLGGDLSVAVSGVAGPSGGSPEKPVGCVYIGWQLTGRPVKVTRYHFPGNRQAIREATVLAALQGIKEMLNNL; translated from the coding sequence ATGAATCAGATGCAAAAAATGACACAGTCAGCCGACCAAGTTGGCGAGATGTTAAAGGCAAAAAACCTTTTATTAGTGACCGCAGAATCGTGTACTGGTGGTCTTATCGGTGCCGTATGTACCGACGTAGAGGGCAGCTCATCATGGTTTTTTGGTGGCGTAATTAGCTACGCGAATGAAGCAAAAATGCAGGGTTTATCTGTAAAAGCGGAGACTTTATCGGTCTTTGGTGCTGTTTCAGAGCAAACGGTGAAGGAAATGTGTGCTGGCGCTTTACAACTAGGTGGTGACCTATCGGTTGCGGTTAGTGGTGTTGCTGGTCCGTCGGGCGGCTCGCCAGAAAAGCCGGTTGGCTGTGTTTATATTGGTTGGCAGTTAACTGGGCGACCCGTCAAAGTAACGCGTTATCATTTTCCGGGAAATCGACAAGCTATCAGAGAAGCAACTGTTTTAGCGGCTCTTCAAGGAATAAAAGAGATGCTTAATAATCTTTAA
- the mutS gene encoding DNA mismatch repair protein MutS: MSKVTEDNHTPMMRQYFGLKSEHPNQLLFYRMGDFYEIFYDDAKRASQLLDITLTSRGHSGGKPIPMAGIPYHAAENYIARLVRMGESVVIAEQTGDPATSKGPVERKIARIVTPGTISDEAFLEEKRENLLLSLAHQSRKGLDVFGFSYLDMASGRFCLFEVDGHEALASELQRLSPMEILVSEDFPARDRLKLEKGVSELGPWHFDYESSYRQLIQQFNTKDLSGFGCEALTAAIASAGALLQYAKDTQRSALPHIQSIMVEHKDDSVLIDGATRRNLEIDINLTGGTTNTVVEVLDECATPMGSRLLKRWLHTPIRDLNEIQSRQQVVAELQIKQAYDTLKTPLKKIGDLERILSRVALRSARPRDLLRLKFALEAIPEINILLEGATTERLLELNQRILAQPDITKTLTQALVENPPSVVRDGGIFAKGYDDELDELLSLSTNATDFLAEMERSEKARTGISSLKVGFNRVHGYYIEISRLHSDQAPVEYIRRQTLKNAERFITPELKIFEDKALSAKSKSLAREKELYEGLLDRLNETLRELQTTSQALAQLDVMNNFAERADVLNFVCPELHNRGGIQIIGGRHPVVEAVISEPFVPNDLELNEKRSLLMITGPNMGGKSTYMRQIALITLLAHTGCFVPAESASISVVDRIFTRMGSSDDLAGGRSTFMVEMTETANILNNASKDSLVLMDEVGRGTSTFDGLSLAWAAVDYLAKELKCYVLFATHYFELTALADQLDNAANVHLTATEYEDEIIFLHKVHEGPASQSYGLQVAQLAGVPRGVISHAKQKLKELEVVTGINIEDTALYANTGSRSTKVQENKTSYQPQQVDMFAQAEQNALKNAVEALDLDNMTPLEAINALYKLKSQL, from the coding sequence ATGAGCAAAGTAACAGAAGATAACCATACACCGATGATGCGCCAATACTTCGGCCTTAAATCTGAGCATCCAAACCAATTGTTATTTTACAGAATGGGAGATTTCTACGAGATTTTCTATGACGATGCCAAACGTGCCTCTCAATTGCTTGATATTACACTCACATCCCGTGGTCATTCTGGCGGTAAACCTATTCCAATGGCGGGCATTCCTTATCACGCTGCCGAGAACTACATTGCTCGCCTCGTTCGCATGGGTGAATCGGTTGTGATTGCAGAACAAACTGGCGACCCAGCCACCAGCAAAGGACCTGTTGAGAGAAAAATTGCTCGCATCGTCACGCCAGGTACCATTAGTGACGAGGCATTTCTGGAAGAAAAGCGCGAAAATCTACTATTGTCTCTTGCTCATCAATCTCGCAAAGGTCTCGATGTTTTTGGTTTCTCTTACCTCGATATGGCCAGTGGCCGTTTTTGCCTGTTTGAAGTCGATGGTCATGAAGCACTTGCCAGCGAATTACAGCGTTTATCGCCTATGGAGATTTTAGTCTCTGAAGACTTCCCTGCACGAGATAGGTTAAAACTTGAGAAAGGTGTCTCAGAGCTTGGTCCTTGGCATTTTGATTATGAATCCAGCTACCGCCAATTGATTCAGCAATTTAACACCAAAGACTTATCTGGTTTTGGTTGTGAAGCCCTCACCGCTGCTATCGCGTCAGCTGGCGCATTACTTCAATACGCCAAAGACACTCAGCGCTCGGCGTTACCACATATTCAATCCATCATGGTTGAGCATAAAGATGACTCAGTATTAATAGATGGCGCCACTCGACGTAATTTGGAAATCGACATAAACTTAACCGGTGGCACGACGAACACCGTGGTTGAAGTGTTAGACGAATGTGCCACGCCGATGGGCAGTCGTTTATTGAAGCGCTGGTTGCACACGCCGATCCGTGACTTAAACGAAATTCAATCACGCCAGCAAGTGGTTGCAGAATTACAAATAAAACAAGCTTACGATACGCTTAAAACGCCATTGAAAAAAATTGGAGATTTAGAACGTATACTTTCACGCGTCGCCTTACGCTCAGCCCGACCTAGAGATTTACTGCGTCTAAAGTTTGCTCTCGAAGCCATACCTGAGATCAATATTTTATTAGAAGGCGCCACAACGGAACGACTCTTAGAGCTAAACCAGCGCATTCTCGCTCAGCCAGACATCACCAAAACATTGACTCAAGCACTGGTTGAAAATCCTCCTTCTGTGGTTCGCGATGGTGGTATTTTCGCAAAAGGTTACGACGACGAATTGGACGAACTCCTATCCTTATCCACCAACGCGACGGATTTTTTAGCGGAAATGGAGCGCAGCGAAAAAGCACGCACTGGCATTAGCTCACTAAAAGTCGGGTTTAACCGTGTTCATGGTTATTACATTGAAATCAGTCGTCTACACTCAGACCAGGCACCGGTGGAATACATTCGTCGTCAGACCTTAAAAAATGCTGAGCGTTTCATTACACCTGAACTGAAAATATTTGAAGACAAAGCGCTCAGCGCCAAGTCCAAATCACTCGCAAGAGAAAAAGAGCTTTACGAAGGACTATTAGATCGACTCAATGAAACATTAAGGGAATTACAGACCACCAGCCAAGCGCTCGCTCAGCTTGATGTGATGAATAATTTTGCAGAACGTGCCGATGTTTTGAATTTCGTCTGCCCAGAATTACACAACCGTGGCGGCATTCAAATCATTGGTGGCCGTCACCCTGTAGTGGAAGCTGTCATCTCCGAACCTTTCGTTCCCAATGATCTTGAACTCAATGAAAAACGCTCTTTGTTGATGATTACCGGCCCTAACATGGGCGGTAAATCGACCTACATGCGACAAATCGCCTTAATCACCTTATTAGCACACACTGGTTGTTTTGTTCCCGCTGAATCCGCTTCGATCTCCGTGGTGGATCGTATATTTACTCGCATGGGGTCATCAGACGATCTTGCTGGTGGACGCTCGACCTTTATGGTTGAAATGACAGAAACCGCCAACATCTTAAATAATGCCAGCAAAGACAGCTTAGTATTAATGGATGAGGTCGGACGAGGCACCAGTACATTCGATGGGCTATCTCTGGCTTGGGCAGCGGTGGATTATCTCGCTAAAGAACTAAAATGCTACGTTCTGTTTGCAACGCATTATTTTGAACTGACAGCCTTAGCGGACCAACTCGACAATGCGGCCAACGTTCATCTAACCGCCACAGAGTACGAGGATGAAATCATCTTCCTTCATAAAGTACATGAAGGCCCTGCAAGCCAATCATATGGGCTACAAGTTGCTCAACTTGCCGGTGTACCACGCGGTGTCATAAGCCACGCCAAACAAAAACTAAAAGAACTGGAAGTGGTTACTGGCATTAATATCGAAGACACAGCACTTTATGCCAATACAGGGTCGCGCTCGACCAAAGTACAAGAAAACAAAACGAGCTATCAGCCACAACAAGTCGACATGTTTGCCCAAGCAGAACAAAATGCATTAAAAAATGCGGTTGAAGCACTTGATTTGGATAACATGACACCACTAGAAGCGATTAATGCTCTTTACAAACTAAAATCTCAGTTGTAG
- the fdxA gene encoding ferredoxin FdxA: MAFIVTDNCIRCKYTDCVEVCPVDCFYEGPNFLVINPDECIDCALCEPECPANAIFSEDELPEDQEVFVELNRDLSLIWPNIAEKKDALPDAAQWDGVEDKLEHLER, translated from the coding sequence ATGGCTTTCATCGTTACCGATAACTGCATTCGCTGCAAATACACCGACTGTGTTGAAGTTTGTCCTGTTGACTGCTTCTACGAAGGCCCTAATTTTTTAGTCATCAATCCAGATGAATGCATTGACTGTGCACTATGCGAACCAGAATGCCCAGCAAATGCCATCTTCTCTGAAGACGAATTGCCGGAAGATCAAGAAGTATTTGTAGAGTTAAACAGAGACCTATCTTTGATATGGCCCAACATTGCAGAGAAAAAAGACGCACTACCTGATGCAGCACAATGGGATGGTGTGGAAGACAAGCTGGAACATTTAGAACGTTAA
- a CDS encoding EAL and HDOD domain-containing protein, giving the protein MDENVLLAHSNISLARQPIVDSRLSVMGYELLYRKNAIAMQADVIDGVGATAQVISASLFEFGVENLVGSNKAFVNFPRAYLLSPNGMPIHKENLIIEVMEDAGFDAILLSSLRHWVKAGCSIALDDFVFHSKLTPFIDLAEYVKLDMLTLGNEKFHQQVEALRGFNVKIIAQKVETWEDYQFCRLLGVEYFQGYFFERPEVITSKTSKVNSMTLLQIMSSLLNTSSFSVDELERIVSQDAGLVHKLLRYLNSPLTGLVASVDSVRLAIMLIGVEQLKSLTNLLLMSEMVGDRHVLLEQIMVRAKHAELFAKNRGYDNQDKYFLAGMLSMIDVCTGMKLDEVLGELPLPNEFINAIMYRSGRVGNALDLVEYYNNGRIIKNQQDFEDLKITYLSAVKWVDEFLVAI; this is encoded by the coding sequence ATGGACGAAAATGTGTTATTAGCTCACTCTAATATTTCCTTGGCACGACAGCCTATTGTAGATAGTCGTCTTTCGGTTATGGGATATGAACTTTTATACCGTAAGAATGCTATCGCTATGCAGGCGGATGTAATTGATGGCGTGGGAGCGACCGCTCAAGTAATTTCTGCTAGTCTTTTTGAGTTTGGTGTGGAAAATTTAGTGGGCTCCAACAAGGCGTTTGTTAACTTCCCTAGGGCGTATTTATTAAGTCCTAACGGGATGCCTATTCATAAAGAAAACCTCATTATTGAAGTGATGGAAGACGCAGGCTTTGATGCCATTCTACTGTCGTCTTTACGACATTGGGTTAAGGCCGGTTGCTCTATTGCATTAGATGATTTCGTTTTTCACAGTAAATTAACGCCTTTTATTGATCTGGCCGAATACGTTAAATTGGATATGCTAACGTTAGGCAATGAAAAATTTCATCAACAAGTTGAAGCGCTAAGAGGCTTCAACGTCAAAATCATCGCTCAGAAAGTAGAGACATGGGAAGATTATCAATTTTGCCGATTGTTGGGTGTGGAATACTTTCAAGGTTACTTTTTTGAAAGGCCAGAAGTCATAACCAGCAAAACCTCCAAAGTAAACAGCATGACGCTCCTGCAAATTATGTCGTCATTATTGAATACTTCCTCATTTAGTGTGGATGAGCTGGAGAGAATTGTTAGTCAAGATGCTGGGCTTGTGCATAAGCTACTGCGTTATCTGAATTCTCCTTTGACCGGTCTGGTTGCATCAGTAGATTCCGTTCGTTTAGCCATTATGTTGATTGGCGTTGAGCAGCTTAAATCACTGACTAATTTATTGCTAATGTCCGAAATGGTTGGTGATAGGCACGTGCTGCTTGAGCAAATTATGGTGCGGGCTAAGCATGCAGAATTGTTTGCCAAAAACCGAGGGTACGATAATCAAGACAAATATTTTTTAGCTGGAATGTTGTCTATGATTGATGTGTGTACAGGAATGAAGCTGGATGAAGTACTTGGAGAGCTGCCTCTGCCCAATGAGTTTATTAATGCCATTATGTATCGCTCTGGTCGAGTGGGGAATGCTCTTGATTTGGTGGAATATTATAATAATGGTCGAATCATTAAAAACCAGCAAGATTTTGAGGATCTGAAAATAACCTATTTGAGTGCTGTTAAATGGGTAGATGAGTTTCTTGTTGCGATATGA
- the ilvD gene encoding dihydroxy-acid dehydratase, with protein sequence MPVYRSKTTTSGRNMAGARALWRATGMTDDDFQKPIIAVVNSFTQFVPGHVHLKDMGQLVAREIEAAGGVAKEFNTIAVDDGIAMGHDGMLYSLPSRDLIADSVEYMANAHCADALVCISNCDKITPGMLMAAMRLNIPVIFVSGGPMEAGKTKLSENKLDLVDAMVIAADPTASDEKVAEYERSACPTCGSCSGMFTANSMNCLTEALGLSLPGNGTTLATHSDRRRLFLEAGRRIVDITKRFYENDEAHWAPRAIANFNAFENAMTLDIAMGGSTNTILHLLAIALEAGVDFTMEDIDRLSRRVPQLCKVAPNSPKYHVEDVHRAGGIFGLLGELDRAGLLHNQCHTVHSKTLEEALETWDIMRSPTPEVIEFYKAGPAGIPTQTAFSQSTRWPSLDGDRKDGCFRSIENAFSLEGGLAVLYGNIALDGCVVKSAGVDESCLVFEGPAHITESQDEAVKNILDDKVKAGEVVIVRYEGPKGGPGMQEMLYPTSYIKSKGLGQACALLTDGRFSGGTSGLSIGHVSPEAGAGGAIGLVENGDIIRIDIPNRTINVLLSDEELQTRRDAMNAKGADAWKPAETRPRKVSPALKVYAHFVTSADKGAVRDISKID encoded by the coding sequence ATGCCAGTATACCGCTCCAAGACAACTACCTCCGGCCGCAATATGGCAGGAGCTCGTGCGCTATGGCGCGCCACCGGAATGACAGACGATGATTTTCAAAAACCCATCATCGCAGTGGTCAACTCTTTTACACAATTTGTACCCGGCCACGTTCATCTAAAAGATATGGGCCAACTAGTTGCTCGTGAAATTGAAGCTGCAGGTGGTGTAGCGAAAGAGTTCAACACTATTGCAGTCGACGACGGTATCGCAATGGGTCATGACGGTATGCTGTACAGCCTGCCTTCACGTGATTTGATTGCAGACTCAGTGGAATACATGGCTAATGCGCATTGCGCCGATGCTCTCGTATGTATTTCTAACTGTGACAAAATTACACCGGGAATGCTGATGGCGGCAATGCGTCTTAACATTCCTGTTATTTTTGTTTCTGGCGGACCAATGGAAGCCGGCAAGACAAAATTATCCGAAAACAAGCTCGACCTAGTCGATGCCATGGTAATCGCAGCGGACCCAACGGCATCAGATGAGAAAGTGGCCGAGTACGAGCGCTCTGCCTGCCCAACGTGTGGTTCTTGCTCTGGCATGTTTACCGCCAACTCAATGAATTGTCTAACCGAAGCACTAGGACTAAGTTTACCTGGCAACGGCACGACGCTGGCGACACATTCCGACCGTCGCCGTTTATTCTTAGAAGCCGGCCGTCGTATTGTCGACATCACAAAACGTTTCTACGAAAATGATGAAGCCCACTGGGCGCCACGCGCTATTGCGAATTTTAACGCTTTTGAAAACGCGATGACGCTGGACATTGCAATGGGTGGGTCAACCAATACCATTCTTCATCTATTAGCGATCGCTCTTGAAGCTGGCGTAGACTTTACGATGGAAGACATCGACAGATTGTCGCGTCGCGTCCCTCAGTTGTGTAAGGTCGCACCCAACTCGCCTAAATACCATGTTGAGGACGTTCATCGGGCAGGCGGTATTTTTGGCCTGCTAGGCGAGCTAGATCGTGCCGGTCTATTGCACAACCAATGTCATACCGTTCATTCCAAAACATTGGAAGAAGCGCTTGAAACATGGGACATCATGCGTTCACCAACGCCAGAAGTGATTGAATTTTACAAAGCGGGCCCCGCGGGTATTCCAACGCAAACCGCGTTCAGCCAATCGACTCGCTGGCCATCTTTAGACGGAGACCGTAAAGACGGCTGTTTCCGTTCTATTGAAAACGCGTTCTCTTTAGAAGGCGGCTTAGCGGTATTGTACGGAAACATTGCGCTAGATGGCTGTGTTGTAAAAAGCGCCGGCGTAGACGAATCTTGCTTAGTCTTTGAAGGCCCAGCCCACATTACTGAATCGCAAGACGAAGCCGTTAAGAACATTCTTGATGACAAAGTCAAAGCAGGCGAAGTGGTTATCGTGCGATACGAAGGACCCAAAGGCGGCCCAGGCATGCAAGAAATGCTTTACCCGACCTCTTACATTAAATCTAAAGGCCTAGGTCAAGCCTGTGCACTTTTAACGGATGGACGTTTCTCTGGTGGCACTTCCGGCTTGTCTATCGGTCACGTGTCTCCTGAAGCGGGTGCTGGCGGAGCCATCGGATTAGTAGAAAATGGCGATATTATCCGCATCGATATTCCAAACCGTACTATTAACGTATTACTAAGCGACGAAGAACTACAAACTCGCCGTGACGCGATGAATGCAAAAGGCGCAGATGCTTGGAAGCCCGCAGAAACGCGTCCTCGCAAAGTCTCTCCTGCATTGAAAGTGTATGCTCACTTTGTCACCAGTGCAGACAAAGGTGCCGTACGCGACATCAGTAAAATAGACTAA
- a CDS encoding 23S rRNA (adenine(2030)-N(6))-methyltransferase RlmJ, with product MLSYRHIYHAGNHADILKHLTVSQICRHFIKKDAPFFYLDTHAGIGQYSLNSEQAQKNKEFHSGIARLFTEDNLPEPLENLLDIVREMNPENTLSLYPGSPKIVDYYVRQKDKLHLCELHPNDYPTLAALFPNKRKANVVKDDGFAAVKAMLPPPQKRGFVLMDPPYEVKKDYKYVVQALEDGYKRFPQGTFAIWYPVLNRQQANAFLSSIKTTNIRNVLSLELCIRNTEEERGMAGSGMIIVNPPWTLEKEAQEFLPVLSKLLAEDSEATYQVTWITPE from the coding sequence ATGCTCAGCTATCGCCATATTTATCATGCAGGCAACCACGCTGATATCTTAAAGCATTTGACGGTAAGTCAAATCTGCCGTCATTTTATAAAGAAAGACGCGCCCTTTTTCTATTTAGATACTCACGCTGGCATTGGTCAATACTCATTAAACTCTGAGCAAGCGCAAAAGAATAAAGAGTTTCACTCCGGCATTGCTCGTCTATTTACCGAAGACAACCTACCAGAGCCTTTAGAAAACCTGTTAGACATTGTTCGGGAAATGAACCCTGAAAACACGCTAAGTCTTTACCCTGGCAGCCCAAAAATTGTTGACTACTACGTACGTCAAAAAGACAAACTACACTTATGCGAGCTACATCCGAACGACTACCCAACGCTGGCCGCGCTGTTCCCAAACAAACGTAAAGCCAATGTCGTCAAAGACGATGGTTTTGCCGCCGTAAAAGCCATGCTACCACCACCACAAAAACGTGGATTTGTTTTAATGGATCCGCCGTATGAAGTCAAAAAAGACTACAAATATGTGGTTCAAGCATTAGAAGATGGCTACAAGCGTTTTCCTCAAGGTACCTTTGCTATTTGGTATCCAGTGTTAAATCGCCAGCAAGCAAACGCCTTTTTGAGTTCAATAAAAACAACGAATATTCGTAATGTACTTTCACTTGAACTCTGCATTAGAAACACAGAAGAAGAGCGTGGAATGGCCGGAAGCGGTATGATCATTGTTAATCCACCTTGGACTCTCGAAAAAGAAGCCCAGGAATTTTTACCAGTTCTAAGCAAACTATTAGCAGAAGACAGCGAGGCGACATATCAAGTTACTTGGATCACGCCAGAATAA
- a CDS encoding sensor domain-containing diguanylate cyclase: MSTPFELAFKYMPTPAFIVESSSGKLVSYNHNFEVMFENFNATPSNTWESLCADATSVEDWHKLNTKIQNGSIERCESLIRVGDKLVNMQLELQHLGESVLACVYNTDHMDFSAAENTLLKFALTESSAGLWIWETESDLVSCSKSIATLLGIPQEKTPQSTAEWHAIVHPDDVKRLGDLVDEHVAHNQDYYEVEYRIQKSDKSYLWVKERGRTYSKRVDGSIKKVIGFVVDISHQKALEEHLRNQATFDELTGLLTRGAALTHFKKQLGLAKRQYTPLTMAKIHLDANERLSTLSMEARNIAIQTSARHIYKKIREADVLARVEGDKLLLLLPNTSVKDAKKLLNHIINPTEDEKTVLLEGNSDPMDFCIGIATFPEDGETIDELALSANQAVEDGQAESKQIVVN; this comes from the coding sequence ATGAGTACCCCTTTCGAATTAGCGTTTAAGTACATGCCTACGCCCGCTTTTATAGTGGAGAGCAGTAGCGGAAAATTAGTGTCATATAATCACAACTTTGAAGTCATGTTTGAGAATTTCAACGCAACACCTTCGAATACATGGGAATCTCTTTGTGCGGATGCCACGTCGGTAGAAGATTGGCACAAGCTCAACACCAAGATCCAAAACGGCAGTATTGAACGCTGTGAAAGTTTGATCCGAGTCGGTGACAAGTTAGTAAACATGCAACTTGAGCTGCAGCATCTTGGCGAATCGGTATTAGCTTGCGTTTACAATACCGATCACATGGATTTTTCAGCGGCGGAAAATACGCTACTTAAATTCGCCCTAACCGAGTCATCTGCAGGTTTGTGGATTTGGGAAACGGAATCAGATTTGGTTTCTTGCTCAAAATCCATTGCAACGTTACTGGGGATTCCACAAGAAAAAACACCTCAATCAACCGCGGAATGGCATGCCATTGTTCATCCTGACGACGTTAAAAGATTGGGAGATTTGGTCGATGAACATGTCGCCCACAATCAAGACTACTATGAAGTCGAATACCGAATTCAGAAGAGTGATAAAAGCTATTTGTGGGTCAAAGAACGCGGAAGGACTTACTCTAAAAGAGTCGATGGTAGCATTAAAAAAGTCATCGGATTTGTTGTCGATATTAGTCATCAAAAAGCCCTTGAAGAGCACCTCAGAAACCAAGCTACTTTCGATGAGCTGACTGGTTTGTTAACAAGAGGCGCGGCGCTTACACACTTTAAAAAGCAACTAGGGTTGGCAAAGCGTCAGTATACGCCACTGACCATGGCTAAAATACACCTTGATGCCAACGAACGACTGTCAACACTTTCTATGGAAGCTCGTAACATTGCGATTCAAACCTCGGCTCGACATATCTATAAAAAGATTAGAGAAGCCGATGTACTAGCACGCGTTGAAGGCGATAAATTACTATTACTGCTACCCAATACCAGTGTCAAAGACGCCAAAAAATTGCTTAACCACATTATCAATCCAACCGAAGATGAAAAAACAGTCTTGTTAGAAGGCAATTCAGATCCTATGGATTTTTGTATCGGGATCGCAACCTTCCCAGAAGATGGTGAAACCATTGATGAATTGGCTTTAAGCGCTAACCAGGCGGTTGAAGATGGACAAGCCGAGAGCAAGCAGATCGTCGTTAATTAA
- a CDS encoding secondary thiamine-phosphate synthase enzyme YjbQ has product MWQQVEIKLPPMRRGFHLITDHIEAALRNMSPVSIGLLHVQLLHTSASLSINENADPSVRRDMERHFSHMVPENQPYYEHVYEGSDDMPAHIKASLLGSSLTIPIRDKRLYLGVWQGAYLGEHRDHGGVRCIVLTLQGEPCK; this is encoded by the coding sequence ATGTGGCAGCAAGTTGAGATTAAATTACCGCCGATGCGTCGTGGTTTTCATTTGATCACCGATCATATTGAGGCTGCTTTACGTAATATGTCGCCTGTTTCTATTGGTTTGTTACATGTTCAATTGCTTCATACTTCCGCGTCTTTAAGCATTAACGAAAACGCAGATCCTTCAGTAAGACGCGACATGGAGCGTCATTTTTCTCATATGGTGCCAGAAAATCAGCCGTATTATGAGCATGTGTATGAAGGAAGTGATGATATGCCAGCACATATTAAGGCAAGTCTGTTAGGGTCATCTTTAACTATCCCTATTCGAGATAAAAGATTGTACTTAGGGGTTTGGCAGGGCGCTTATTTGGGCGAACATCGAGACCATGGTGGTGTTAGATGTATTGTTTTGACCTTGCAGGGCGAACCTTGTAAATGA